The stretch of DNA CGACAGCCAGTGTCCCCCCCAATAGCTTGAGGAATTGCGCagaatttgtgtgtttgctcaaGTGTTTCTCCTTCAAATTGTATTGATTTCTCGGAACTGAAAGCCAAAGGGCAtgaaaaatgaagcaaaataAGCGAAGGAACCGCTAAGAGTGGAAATATAATCTCTATATATCCTTCACATGATTTTAATAGATTTGAATGATTTTAATCTGTAATTTGTACTGCCCGATTGCTCCTCGATTGATTGCAACCTGCAAGCTCTTCCGTAATTGGTAATTGAGGGATTAGCCCTAACTTATCGGGGTCGCTTTTCGTAGAAAGAGATACTAGTCCCATACACTTGTACTCCCACCCCACTCAAGTGTTCCACTTGCTTGGATTCACTCGGGTATTGAGTCCGAATCGAGTGCAAAGAATTGGTTGATGAAATCCCCGGAGAAGCCACTTTTGCGCTCTGAATTCGACTGACATGTTCCCGattgtgtttgatttttgttatttatttatttaatttaatttaaattgttaattattttgtatttagttTGCAAAGCcagcattttgtgtgtaaaaacTAACTCGAAAATTCATGCGATCCGTGCgcatttctccctctctctttctctctctatcatgCACGCTTTTGATgctttctcgctcgctcgctcgctggccATGCCACAACCAATCGCCCGCCCACATGCCCGCCTCATCCCATATCCACAGATCAACGAAGCTCTTGAATTGGCGCTGGAGGCAATCGATCGAGAggacaccaccaccagcaccagcagcagcagcaggatcatGGAGAAGCCCCAACGACagcaggagcgggaggagCAGTTAGAGCaaggggaggagcaggaggaggaggtggagcagcagatcGAACCAAAGGAGGAGCACAGCAACGAAGAGGAGGCGCAGGAGGAGCCACAGACCACGACAGAGATGCCAAATAAAACCGATGAGCAAAAGAGGAAGGAAGAGCGGGGAGAACGGGAGCCCATCTACGAGAATGTCAGCTCGACCATATCTATGCATGAAGTAGATAATGAACAGATAGCAACGATGACGATATccacacagatgcagacacagacacagacaccgaTACACACACCGATACAGCAGGGCACACAGCAAGCCTCGACGCGGAGGAGCCACAGGAGAAGCAttccaaataaacaaacgagCAACGGCAGCAGTAACAATAAAGAGAATAATCAAAATACTAATCAAAatatcagcagcaacagcaacagcaacaacaatcataaTGAGAACAGCATGGGAACAAACGGAACAGTCGATCCGGAGCCCTACTATCAGGTGCCCAAGGCAACGGAGCCCTACTACGATGCGCCCAAACATCTGCGACCCATTCCGGTGTACGAGAACATTGACATATTCTACACGGGCCTGGAGCTCAGCCAGAGCTCGGGCGCCCTGCCAATGGGCTCGATGGAGCCGCCCAAAGAgaagccaccgccgccacccacCGAGAGTCCGCCGCCACTGCCCGCGGACGAGGCCGCGCTGggccacgacgacgacgagctGGATGGCCTGTGCAGCAGTCTGGGCCACAACACGGACACCTGGTCGTCGGACAACACCTACGAGACCATCTCGAATGGAACGCGCCGCCACATGCAGGCGTCGCAGCTGGAGCCGCAGCCGGCCCAGCCCTCGCCGCCGATCAAGCGCATGAACTCCACGAAGCGAATCAAGAAGGAGCTGCGCAACAAGCGGTCCAGCTTCCTGGGCATCGAGACGGACGGGGACCTGGACGATGTGGAGAGCTACCTGGAGCTGACTGTGCCCCCGCCGCCGGACAtggcccagctgctgcaggaggagcgACGCCTCGAGAAGCAGCTGTACATCAAGGCGGGGCTCTGTGACAGTTCCGATACAGGTGAGAGACACGAAGACGGGCGGGGTGCAACGCTGAGGTTAAGTATAAATAATCCGTTTAGTTGctgggcagagagagagtgagaactAACCACAAAACTCTCTGCACTTTGCCATTCCCAGGAGAGAGCCGCGACTCTGGCGTGTCTGAGAATCATTCCCGCCAGAGCAGCGAGCACTACACCAACTCCTCGGAGGAGAACGACACCCAGTCGGAGgcaacgccgccgccgctgccgccgccaccagtGTCGGGGCTGGGCGGCGAGATGATCTACCAGAACGAGAGCCTGCTGGCAGCGCAGACGCCACTGCTGCAGACGGTGAAGGGAAACTCGGCCGAGTCCTGGACCGAGtcggcaacggcggcggccGCGGCCACACAATCGCTGAGcgaggccacggccacggccaatGCCAAGATGCAGTCCATCGAGGAGAAGATACGAGAGCAGGGGGAGGTGCTGCGCGTGGAGCGCGAATTGCTGCACTTTTCGGTGAGTTCGCAGGGGGAGCAACTTAATGGAAAACTAAAACGAAATCGTTTCCAGCAGGAGGAACTGAAGCGCCAGCGGGAGAACCTTTTGCTGCGCGAGAACATAGCCCGACGGGAGCTGCAGCACGGCGCCAAGATGCTGATGTCCAACAACCGACGCTCGCTGCAGGACCTGCACCATGGTCTGGGCATCGGCAACGGCATGCTGAGTGCCTTCCAGCCGccacagcaccaacagcagttgcagctgcatccACATCAGCCGCATCCCCAGCAGATCTACGCCAAtgtgccacaacagcagcagcagcagcaacagcagcaacagcagcaggcggcggcgatGTATGCGTACCAGCAGATGGACACGGACTACCGCAAGTCCATGTCTGACCTGAACGAGTTCTCCAGTAGATTGATGCTGGCGCCACCGACACCGCCCACGAAGCCACTGCGTGCCATGCACATAGCCAACGGACATGGCCTGGAGCCGGACTATGCGGTGAGCACGCGGCAGCGCCAGAGCTCCGCCAATGCCTACGGCGGTTCGCTGGTGAAGATTGCCGGTGCACCGATGCCGCCGCGACACTCTGGCGCTGTCTATCCCACAGCCGTGACGgcatcagcggcagccgcCTACCACCATCAGTCCGCCCAGAACTTGAGCAACATGTCGCGGAACACCCTCTTGGCGCTGAGTGCCACACCCAAGCCCAAGTACACCGATGGCTGggtgcaagtgcagcagcgcaAGAGCTACGACAGCAACCTGGCCAACGATCCGGCCTGGCTgtccgcccagcagcagaagcgcaAGTCCATGCCCGACTACAATGGGGCCAtgtacaacaacaatcacTGGTTGCTCCAGGAAGCGGAGCAGCGACGCATCGAGCAGCTCAACAGGAGATCGATGCCCGGCAGCAAGACGAATGGCAAGCCCCTGCCCGACTCCATCATCCAAACGCTGACGGAGCGGGTGCAGAGCAAGGGCATTGGAGAGCGCAAAAGGTTGGTGGCTTAATGTGCTTTCATGTTTGTGTTCTAATCGGATGCATCTCCCCCCCATAGAttcgatggcaatggcaattatAGCCAAGTCAATGGCAACACCAATggctaccagcagcagcagcagcagcagaagcagcccaTCATCAGTAGCAATAaatccacagccacaagcaGCGCGAACAACACGAGCAACAACGGCAGCCAGGAGAAGGTGCTCAGCGTCAGTGGCAAGAAGAAGTGCTCTCATTGCGGCGACGAATTAGGTAAACTTTGCTACTACGTTGGTTGTGAGTGTTGCGGTTCTATCTATGTCCACCAACTCCTGCTCCTCATTCGCCTGGGCCACATTCTCTAGGCTTGTCAGACACTCAGACACTCAGACACTCACTAGCCTCATGGATCAGGAATAAGCTTTCTCTATCTATCCTATCTCTCCTCCATTTCTCACCTCTTTATCtgtctctgttctctgttcgcGCTTACATGTCTGTCTCAGATCTGGGCTGCACCCACGACAACTGTCGCCAAGTGCACAAAGCGCTCAAATATATTGTTTGGGTGTAATCCAACTAACGTATCGTAATTTCAATTATAACTACAATTAACAAAAAGACTAATATCTGAGACTAAGCTTGAACTAACCGCCTAAGGTAGTATCAATTTCAGTGGAAGAGAACTGCAACGAAATCGCTTACTAATGATTGATTTTGTCTGCCTTTGCTGCTAGGTCGAGGGGCTGCCATGATCATTgaatcgctgctgctgttctatCACATCAACTGCTTCAAGTGCTGCGTCTGCCACGTCCAGCTGGGCGACGGACTCAATGGGACGGATGTGCGGGTGCGCAACCACAAGCTCCACTGCCAGAACTGTTACTCCAGCGACGACGGCATCAAGTTTAGCTGCGTTTAGGCGTGGGAGTCGTAGTGGGAGTGCTGGTGGGAGGGACTACTGAAtgattgttgttcttgttcttgttgctattgcatcattgattgttgttgttgtactaTTACTAGGAACCTAATGACCTAATTCGTATGTTCATGTTGAGAACAAAGTCAAATAAAGAATACAAAGCAAATGTTTCAGAATAATGTTAATTATTGCATTCGTAAATAAGTACGAACATTTTTGAATGTCTTTGCATTGCTTTTTGATTCAGATTTTAACGTTTTATATACGATattctacatacatttattatagtacatatacatacatacatacatacatatatacatatgtttgaaAGAAAAGCCAAGCTCTCTAATGTTTCAcgcaaagtcaaagtcaaatttCAAAGGTATACATACGATATAAGATTTATTGTGTGTTGAAAAGTATaagagaaaaatgaaaaaacaaaaaaaaaagttctatGAACGTTGTTaaaatttttgaaattgtaTATTGCTTATATAGGCCCCTACTTACATACAAACGAAACTAAATTGTACATTCACTTCCCCAACAAAAACTTCTGTTTTCCCCACGCCCTACGCCCACTTAGCATACCTAACGACGTATCCAATGTACCTAAAATTATAAACAGAATacccttacacacacacacacacgcaacacactaacataagtacatacaattatatgcatatatgtatctacataagGATATATAAcaagaaacaatttaatttctaaatGTCGTTATTcttatttattgtaattaaGCATAGAAATCAAAAGCACGGATATTCTACACACTTTCTGAAGTTTATGATTAACCTTTAAAACTGATTGGTACACTCTGCCCATATGAATCGTGTTTTCTGTATAAAAAGAACATTTTGAATTTCGCGTAGTTTTATAATAAAGTATTTAAAAGAACAATCTTGTCCCTGACGAGCTCATTTCTCTGCATTTATTCAGTTTAGCAGCGCTGGCGGGACGGCAGCCCTGTTAACAGCCCAGATTTAACAGCCTGTTCCGCTCTCAGCTAACAGCATGTAGCGCAGCTGTCTACTGTGCTGTTAACACTGTTCGGTGAGCGCTCTGAGAGTGGCTCGCGATCGCTCACACTTTTATCAGAAGTTAATCTAGACCagatctatatatatataatggCTTCATGATCTAGACGAGATCTCGGCACGGCACTATCTATTGGGTATAGGACAAGGCTCTGCCGCGACGCTGCCGCTAACGTACACGCGGATTACAGTGACCAATTCCAATGTTCCAATGTTCCGTGTGCGTCTTcaaacacaaacgcaaaaacggctcgttaattgtttGGGTTCCGAGCCCTGATCTGGacagaaacgagaagggacttgtgagacgcttcttacgcgtcacaacttttatacccggcactcagtactgcatctgcaacttagcggttatttgtcaaattttacattttttcttcatctgtcatccacatcaacaacactactcacgccaacacgctcctttagctcgccaccctcccctagaaacacacactgcagagtcaggacagagtcgcggcagaggcagcggcagagacgtgtcaggggcagagaccaataaactgaagtatcttttgggggctgcttttgttctcaaaagtatagcatactttcaggctgaaaagtgcCCAATCACAAAATAGCGTAtgacagccatatcctgcagtccttgtggtccttgatggactcaagcgatacaggagactcgtaccttcgccaggaggcatgtcctgatccgacaggaaacagccgagttatagcgttgaaggggattatatagaaaaacaatattcaaatggcattatccgtaatgtcctagcacccgaagtgatccgggacattttcccgatcccgaggaggcgtgacatgtcctttttcgacaggaaacagctgtgctatagccttgtagagattaaaaagaaaaaacaacgttaaaatggcattatccttaatgtccttgcaaccgaactggtcgcaaaggatccaggacattgtgccgatcacgagggggcgtggcacatcctggtcggactacaaataaaggagaaaacaacaaaacaaatctctcctgttatttttgtcaaattttgacagtcacctctttgcacagtggcgcccacgcgatgaagacggtcatttctggaactaaaataacgtagttcgagaattggccgatctgtgttgggacgccactgtgaacttttgaaattgcttcactgaaatggccgaaaactggaaaattttcagacagagtaccaggcgaacagaagtcagcagaaggttactggtttccatgttttttcactgtgtcaaaatctggatgctatgaaaccgcaattaattttagttacttggcgactggaaacatggaaaccagtaaccttctgctgacttctgttcgcctggtactttgtctgaaaattttccagttttcggccatttcagtgaagcaatttcaaaagttcacagtggcgtcccaacacagatcggccaattctcgaactacgttattttagttccagaaatgaccgtcttcatcgcgtgggcgccactgtgcaaagaggtgactgtcaaaatttgacaaaaataacaggagagatttgttttgttgttttctcctttatttgtagtccgaccaggatgtgccacgccccctcgtgatcggcacaatgtcctggatcctttgcgaccagttcgggtgcaaggacattaaggataatgccatttgcacgttattttttttttttatctctacaaggctatagcacagctgtttcctgtcgaaaaaggacatgtcacgcctcctcgggatcgggaaaatgtcccggatcacttcgggtgctaggacattaaggataatgccatttgaatgttgtttttctatataatccccttcaacgctataactcggctgtttcctgtcggatcaggacatggcatgcctcctggcgaaggtacgagtctcctgtatcgcttgagtccatcaaggaccacaaggactgcaggatatggctgtcctacgctattttgttattgggaacttttcagcctgaaagtatgctttacttttgagaacaaaatcagcccccaaaagatacttcagtttattggcctctgcccctgacacgtctctgccgcgactctgccgctgactctgccctgactctgcagtgtgtgtttctaggggagggtggcgagctaaaggagcttgttggcgtgagtagtgttcttgatgtagatgacagatgaagaaaaaatgtaaaatttgacaaataaccgctaagttgcagatgtagtactgagtgccgggtataaaagttgtgacgcgtaagaagcgtctcacacgtcccttctcgttagtatTGTTTCTACCATTCATATTTATAagtacattcattcatttggcgTGCTTACATTTGgataacagcagcagaagcagcaacccAACCTCCTGCCAACagtatttattgtgtgttgtgGACAGTAACTCAGAAATGTTAGTTGGATTCGGATAATTCGAATTCTTTAGGCGGACAGCAGACGATGCTGGGATCATCGCAAGGATTCAGTTTCGACACGTGTGATTTGCCCGCCGTCTGCAGGAATATCAGGTAATCCGCAAACATATTGTAAGGCCAGAACTTTTGATTCCTGCACATGAGACTGTGGTGGTAGCCGGCATTTCGATCGTATATCAATTTGCGAGCACTTTCCGTGCCCCCCTGCCATTTCTGTGGCGATTTTTGGCTGCAActgtaaaaatgtattatcCGTTGATGGTCTCGAATGCCTTAGCAGTGCGCCACTTACAGCTTAATGAGTGCCAACCGCTCGAGTTTCTTGAAATCTTCGGATTGGGCCACTGCGCGCAATGCCGGTGGTCCGTCGCATCGCTCTGCGAAGGTTATTAGGGAGTGAAATGGAATCTCATGGAAGCGAATCGCCTCCAGAACGAGCCCGATGTGCGTTACGCGCTCGGGCCAATTGTAGTTTAGCCAAACGATAGCCGCCATCAGAACCTGCGGAGAGGGCTCGAGATGGATTATAGGGTTTCCAGCTACTCCTGGAATCCCTTTACGCACCTCCAATTCTGAATTAACCCACAAATGGCCCTTGAACAAACGTCTCACTAACAGCGGCGGGAGTCTCACGAACTCGGAGCTGGCAGCAAACTGCAGAAAGACCTCAGCCACGCGGGGCATCAGAATCTCATTGAGTTTCGCACTGGCATTGGGGCAACCGCAGAGGACCATCGTGTTAAAACTGTCCTCTGTGACGGTCTCGAGAATCTCCCAGCATTTTTGGTGCAAATATTCGCAGCCCAGGAACTCGGCGGCCTTTACAATATTCAGTAACGAGGAGTGCCCGATGTAGTCCTTGTCCTTACCCTCGAAGGGCCAGCGATAGAGAATGCCAAAGTCATGGGCGCTAATCACATTTGTGGATATGTGGTACTCCTCCTTCGGCTCCATTTCGCGGAACAACTTACTAATCACCTGCAGGATAATTCGATGGCATTCGAATCGCTTGTtgtccaccaccaccaccaaatcGGTTGAAGCTTTGTTCTTCTCTATGGTGTGCATCAGCGAATGGGCCACGCTTTCGCGCCCAGGATATTGGTGTTTCGACCACAGGTCCTGCGTCGATTCGTACGATGGCACAAATGTGGACAACTTTGTCTTGGGGCCAGGCTTCGGTGCAGGCGACAGCATTGCTGGCACAGACGCTGCTTCAGCGTCCTCCATAATACTTTGGGGTTTCATGtcagaaaaattaaaattaatctAGTAGTGACAGCAGCCTCCTCGATCCTGAATTTCGCTTAGATGGGATGAGGTCTCCATGCTGGAAAGTCTATAAAAGTTCGCCTTCTGCAGCTTCTTTGTGGGCGATCCAAACACTTTATTACTGAGACACATCAAATTGAAAAAGATTGTTGTTACACAGCTTTCGACTTAAAAAGAAACCTCAGGCCACCCCCCAACTAAGGTGTCGGTGGGCCTAGGCTGTGGGCAGGAACGTCAACTTCTCgttgagctgcagctgcgtctTGATAAGCTGGGAGAGCGTGATGACCATCAGAAGGTTGCGCACATTGGCGTTGAACATTTGGGTGAACTGCTCGTGGCTCATGTGCGGCACGGAGTGAATGAGGTCGAGCAGCTGGCGGCCGACAGCGTTGTCCGGCGTCACCTTGTGGGCAATCACATCGTCGACGTACTTCAGGATGAGGTCTAGCAGGGATTGCAGCTTCGTGGATGCTTCGGATATTTGGGCCAGGTCCAGCATGGGCGGCACTGTTTTTGGACGGTTGGCCGGGGCCACGCCCACcgtcttctgcagcagcttcaggcCAAAGGTCTCCGGCTCGTAGCTGGTTAACTCCACGGGAATGGGTGTGAACATGCAGCCGGATTTTCCGCCGGGCACGCCCAACTGGATGCACACATAGGACCGCAGGCCCATGCGTCCGCCCTGCAGGGATGTATCCACGGTGAGGTGGACCGGATTGTTGCACTCCCGGGCGTAATACTCATGAATGACGGAGCTGTGGTTCGTCACATCATTGCCGGTGGCCCACCAGCCTATAACGAACTCGTTGCAGTTCACCTTCTTGTTCAGGTCGTACATGTCCAGGGCATAGCTCAGCTCCGCCTCCACCTGGTCGTCGTGTTCCTTGTGCGGCACACAGAAGCAGTTGGTCACCTCGACGACATTATTTTCCACCGATCCCAGCAAAGTGCCGATGACGCGCTGTGACTCCGCGGCGCGGCGCTCAAAAGCATCCACCACCTGGAAGAGCACCACGGGATGGACGCGAACAGTAAGATTTAATGCTGACATATTGTTCAAAGTGcagtgcaaatgcaaaaattagaaaattttAGCGAAAACTTAGTCGCCACGCTGTGTTTGAGAGTGACCGTAGATttttcgatcaaatataccgcatgtcctttaaaaatataccaaaatacaCCCTTTACTTTTCacaaatatactgtaaatataccgtaaatcttagataattttcctcgactttcatcttctgtttaatattactaggTGGTTAGGAttctcagctttaaaaatgtagTTTAACTCGAATCATTACTCAATTCTCCACAGTATTGGCTGATTTTCATGACAtatctttattggattgattgcaaaataagcttaaaactaaaaagggcAACCACAATAGCATTAAAAGTTACGTGTCGTCTTAGAATTTTTTGTATGACCAGCCGATAGCATAGTATAGTATGGGCACTTTTATACCCAACTTactataataaatattaaaatttcatgTTACCAGCTGCTTTTGAAGCTTAACAATGATTTTTTTCTTAGACTGAAATGCTTTTAACCCTTTCATATGttttctatgtatgtacatttgtatataccAAATGATCTAGTGTGTACATTCTGGGTATCTATAATCTGCAAAATTTCGTTGAGAGGCTCACCAACACATATTGATTTGTTTGGAGCCAGAGATTTCCAAAATGTCCTCAATTCGAGGATGTCCAAGGGTACTAAAAGTTGGTAAATATCCCcaaaagtatataatatatcGTGAATGGTCCCTCTGATATTTACATTCGTCAAGCTAGGTTGCTGTTCGCTCTACGTCATTTGTGGAACATGTTGGCAGCCATGTGAGCAGCGAACATGTTGGCAGCAATTGTGGGACCAATGCCAGCGGCTATCATTTGCTTGAATGAAATcgacattgtacatacatatgtataatggGAGGATCAGGTGGAATTTGAAACTTATTGAACATCTGTTTTGCTGTGAGTGGATCTGAAATATAAACCCCGTTCTTGCCAGCACCTTGCCAGTTTTTAATCCTGTCCACTGTGTTGATTCCACCACTAACATTACGGAGTAGATCATCCCCAGACGAGAGTCAACAGACAAAAGAAGCGCCTCATGGACTttgtttacatacatataaacaaatttttattaaataagtTGTTTACATCATGCACACAGTTGTGTTGTGCATTAATATAAgctttgtatttgtatttctacGAGAGATTAGCTTAGCC from Drosophila subobscura isolate 14011-0131.10 chromosome O, UCBerk_Dsub_1.0, whole genome shotgun sequence encodes:
- the LOC117898646 gene encoding microtubule-associated protein futsch isoform X1; this translates as MEGIEQDATLLEGSEDLMSTSATSTNGSDTNGCGGRKSSITSPDPTSYVTKARVTKPTPPPPSKNPMQFVQIKPCNLYQTAQQQLKKAEEVKKLKEVQKEEPEEWQNNLDNWKSSRRKRVEHIIDRVVETKKLELEEHDRTRRKSKTFTEMMEERAERGGSRGRVKLASLAVYNEDEANDLSDLGIGTSSASGKSSLSEDYDNNSVMSDNAAELDKAIGAAGSGSGSGAGADAACASGGSVEDQQNHINRNGSTGNNGAGCQPTTSKAASAGAMREYISSPGYDTSSSTAPASSPDPCEYTYEGAIQDYKQRVQRASSNGNSNSNANANGNGNGKMSTSPSSNGETIAYPTRRGSKIEDRLSGFEVTSPSDTQEGVEKQKVDVPKVDISKRKEIFEQAKSGAINGAGAGAPSAAPKLVLRDRLTNGNSGASNGAKSQAKQDIKLLSGDISSIRDRMQSLGQQRNAFNHSKSVDVPVPPLKQRLNSLQQSVTKEEQQRKPPLVALIDARQLEIMRGEEERMRQQQQQNQKPKPKQSPVAAAAPPPALIVEEPPAATATGTNDDSGIQEDNEELQQQQLQLNAAIAALAIEERQLEEAANAVNQIEAEFDELTDLNPSPLPQQQATAPAPAAAAAAVPAPTQAAAAPPLRDMEFSINEALELALEAIDREDTTTSTSSSSRIMEKPQRQQEREEQLEQGEEQEEEVEQQIEPKEEHSNEEEAQEEPQTTTEMPNKTDEQKRKEERGEREPIYENVSSTISMHEVDNEQIATMTISTQMQTQTQTPIHTPIQQGTQQASTRRSHRRSIPNKQTSNGSSNNKENNQNTNQNISSNSNSNNNHNENSMGTNGTVDPEPYYQVPKATEPYYDAPKHLRPIPVYENIDIFYTGLELSQSSGALPMGSMEPPKEKPPPPPTESPPPLPADEAALGHDDDELDGLCSSLGHNTDTWSSDNTYETISNGTRRHMQASQLEPQPAQPSPPIKRMNSTKRIKKELRNKRSSFLGIETDGDLDDVESYLELTVPPPPDMAQLLQEERRLEKQLYIKAGLCDSSDTGESRDSGVSENHSRQSSEHYTNSSEENDTQSEATPPPLPPPPVSGLGGEMIYQNESLLAAQTPLLQTVKGNSAESWTESATAAAAATQSLSEATATANAKMQSIEEKIREQGEVLRVERELLHFSQEELKRQRENLLLRENIARRELQHGAKMLMSNNRRSLQDLHHGLGIGNGMLSAFQPPQHQQQLQLHPHQPHPQQIYANVPQQQQQQQQQQQQQAAAMYAYQQMDTDYRKSMSDLNEFSSRLMLAPPTPPTKPLRAMHIANGHGLEPDYAVSTRQRQSSANAYGGSLVKIAGAPMPPRHSGAVYPTAVTASAAAAYHHQSAQNLSNMSRNTLLALSATPKPKYTDGWVQVQQRKSYDSNLANDPAWLSAQQQKRKSMPDYNGAMYNNNHWLLQEAEQRRIEQLNRRSMPGSKTNGKPLPDSIIQTLTERVQSKGIGERKRFDGNGNYSQVNGNTNGYQQQQQQQKQPIISSNKSTATSSANNTSNNGSQEKVLSVSGKKKCSHCGDELGRGAAMIIESLLLFYHINCFKCCVCHVQLGDGLNGTDVRVRNHKLHCQNCYSSDDGIKFSCV
- the LOC117898646 gene encoding formin-J isoform X5: MSTSPSSNGETIAYPTRRGSKIEDRLSGFEVTSPSDTQEGVEKQKVDVPKVDISKRKEIFEQAKSGAINGAGAGAPSAAPKLVLRDRLTNGNSGASNGAKSQAKQDIKLLSGDISSIRDRMQSLGQQRNAFNHSKSVDVPVPPLKQRLNSLQQSVTKEEQQRKPPLVALIDARQLEIMRGEEERMRQQQQQNQKPKPKQSPVAAAAPPPALIVEEPPAATATGTNDDSGIQEDNEELQQQQLQLNAAIAALAIEERQLEEAANAVNQIEAEFDELTDLNPSPLPQQQATAPAPAAAAAAVPAPTQAAAAPPLRDMEFSINEALELALEAIDREDTTTSTSSSSRIMEKPQRQQEREEQLEQGEEQEEEVEQQIEPKEEHSNEEEAQEEPQTTTEMPNKTDEQKRKEERGEREPIYENVSSTISMHEVDNEQIATMTISTQMQTQTQTPIHTPIQQGTQQASTRRSHRRSIPNKQTSNGSSNNKENNQNTNQNISSNSNSNNNHNENSMGTNGTVDPEPYYQVPKATEPYYDAPKHLRPIPVYENIDIFYTGLELSQSSGALPMGSMEPPKEKPPPPPTESPPPLPADEAALGHDDDELDGLCSSLGHNTDTWSSDNTYETISNGTRRHMQASQLEPQPAQPSPPIKRMNSTKRIKKELRNKRSSFLGIETDGDLDDVESYLELTVPPPPDMAQLLQEERRLEKQLYIKAGLCDSSDTGESRDSGVSENHSRQSSEHYTNSSEENDTQSEATPPPLPPPPVSGLGGEMIYQNESLLAAQTPLLQTVKGNSAESWTESATAAAAATQSLSEATATANAKMQSIEEKIREQGEVLRVERELLHFSQEELKRQRENLLLRENIARRELQHGAKMLMSNNRRSLQDLHHGLGIGNGMLSAFQPPQHQQQLQLHPHQPHPQQIYANVPQQQQQQQQQQQQQAAAMYAYQQMDTDYRKSMSDLNEFSSRLMLAPPTPPTKPLRAMHIANGHGLEPDYAVSTRQRQSSANAYGGSLVKIAGAPMPPRHSGAVYPTAVTASAAAAYHHQSAQNLSNMSRNTLLALSATPKPKYTDGWVQVQQRKSYDSNLANDPAWLSAQQQKRKSMPDYNGAMYNNNHWLLQEAEQRRIEQLNRRSMPGSKTNGKPLPDSIIQTLTERVQSKGIGERKRFDGNGNYSQVNGNTNGYQQQQQQQKQPIISSNKSTATSSANNTSNNGSQEKVLSVSGKKKCSHCGDELGRGAAMIIESLLLFYHINCFKCCVCHVQLGDGLNGTDVRVRNHKLHCQNCYSSDDGIKFSCV
- the LOC117898646 gene encoding ras-interacting protein RIP3 isoform X6, producing MLTASKRYCKFTISEINEALELALEAIDREDTTTSTSSSSRIMEKPQRQQEREEQLEQGEEQEEEVEQQIEPKEEHSNEEEAQEEPQTTTEMPNKTDEQKRKEERGEREPIYENVSSTISMHEVDNEQIATMTISTQMQTQTQTPIHTPIQQGTQQASTRRSHRRSIPNKQTSNGSSNNKENNQNTNQNISSNSNSNNNHNENSMGTNGTVDPEPYYQVPKATEPYYDAPKHLRPIPVYENIDIFYTGLELSQSSGALPMGSMEPPKEKPPPPPTESPPPLPADEAALGHDDDELDGLCSSLGHNTDTWSSDNTYETISNGTRRHMQASQLEPQPAQPSPPIKRMNSTKRIKKELRNKRSSFLGIETDGDLDDVESYLELTVPPPPDMAQLLQEERRLEKQLYIKAGLCDSSDTGESRDSGVSENHSRQSSEHYTNSSEENDTQSEATPPPLPPPPVSGLGGEMIYQNESLLAAQTPLLQTVKGNSAESWTESATAAAAATQSLSEATATANAKMQSIEEKIREQGEVLRVERELLHFSQEELKRQRENLLLRENIARRELQHGAKMLMSNNRRSLQDLHHGLGIGNGMLSAFQPPQHQQQLQLHPHQPHPQQIYANVPQQQQQQQQQQQQQAAAMYAYQQMDTDYRKSMSDLNEFSSRLMLAPPTPPTKPLRAMHIANGHGLEPDYAVSTRQRQSSANAYGGSLVKIAGAPMPPRHSGAVYPTAVTASAAAAYHHQSAQNLSNMSRNTLLALSATPKPKYTDGWVQVQQRKSYDSNLANDPAWLSAQQQKRKSMPDYNGAMYNNNHWLLQEAEQRRIEQLNRRSMPGSKTNGKPLPDSIIQTLTERVQSKGIGERKRFDGNGNYSQVNGNTNGYQQQQQQQKQPIISSNKSTATSSANNTSNNGSQEKVLSVSGKKKCSHCGDELGRGAAMIIESLLLFYHINCFKCCVCHVQLGDGLNGTDVRVRNHKLHCQNCYSSDDGIKFSCV